Part of the Olsenella profusa DSM 13989 genome, CTGCGCGGGCCGTGGCCATGGCGACCCGACGAGGGGGACGCCGCGCCACGTCGGGGCATGTAGACGCGCCTGGAGTCTGGATGCCCCTCCTGCGAGGCAGGTGTCTCCCCCTGGTCCACCTTGAAGTGCGTGCTGCCTGACCGCGCCATGCCAAACTCCCGTCCTGTCCTGGACCACTGGAGGCCAATGCCACGGATAAGTCTCGCACACGACGGCTCGGCATGCCATCAGGAAGCTACGACCTACAGCCAAACTGTGTAGGGCCACCCCCTACTGCCCCTGCTTGGCGTACTTGGCCTCGGTGGCCTCCTTGGCCGGGCGCCACCAGGACTCGTGCGTGCGGTACCACTCTATCGTCTGGCCCAACCCCTCAGGGAAGTCCGTGTGGACGGGCTGCCAGCCCAGCTCGCGCTCGAGCTTGGTGGGGTCGATGGCATAGCGGCGATCGTGGCCGGGACGGTCGCGCACCCAGTCGAAGGCATCGACGGGCTGGCCCATCACGTCGAGGATGGCCCGCAGCACGTCGATGTTGGAGCGCTCGCCGTTGGCGCCGATGAGATAGGTCTCGCCGAGGCGGCCCTTGGTGAGGATGTCCCACACGGCACGCGAGTGATCCTCGGTGTGGATCCAGTCGCGCACGTTCCTGCCGTCGCCGTAGAGCTTGGGGCGGATGCCGCAGAGCACGTTGGTCACCTGGCGCGGGATGAACTTCTCCACGTGCTGGTAGGGACCGTAGTTGTTGGAGCAGTTGGAGATCGTGGCACGCACGCCGTACGTGCGGTGCCATGCGCGCACGAGCAGGTCGCTCGAGGCCTTGGTGGAGCTGTACGGGGAGGACGGCCTGTAGGGGTCGTCCGGCTCAAAGCGCCGCGGCTCGTCGAGGGCAAGGTCGCCGTAGACCTCGTCGGTGGACACGTGGTGATAGCGCACGTCATGACTTCGCGCCGCCTCGAGCAGGCGGTAGGTGCCCACCACGTTGGTCTGTACGAATGGGTCGGGGTTGGCGATGGAGTTGTCGTTGTGGCTCTCTGCTGCATAGTGCACGATGGCATCGTGACCCGGCACGAGGCGGTCGAGCAGCGCGGCGTCACAGATGTCGCCCACCACGAGCTCCACCTGGCCCTCGGGGAGCCCAGCGATGTTCTCGGGGTTGCCGGCATACGTGAGCTTGTCGAGGACCGTCACATGGACCTCGGGGTGGTTGGCTGCCACCCAGCGCACGAAGTTGCTGCCGATGAAGCCGCAGCCACCGGTGACGATGATGCTTGTGGGCTCGAAGCTGTCGGGCATGAGGTGGCCTCCAAGGTCCGGGTAGGATATCTCGTCAAGCGGGCGTCAGCCCAGGTCGCGCGGCAGGCTGCGCACATAGTCGACCAGCTCGTCCTCCCAGTCGCGCGGCGAGAAGCCCGCCCGCGCCAGCTTGTCGAGCGAGAGGGCCGAGTGCACGGGGCGCGGGGCTATGGGGCCCTCCGCACCGGCATAGTAGGCCGCCGTGGAGACCGGCACGACCGCGCTGCCGTTACCGTTGCGCAGCTCGAACACGCGCGCGGCGATCTCGTGCCAGCTCCTCACGGCACCGGTGCCCGTAAGGTCGTAGGTCCCATAGGGCGCATGGGTGTCCAGCAGGTGGAGGATGCCCGCCGCAAGCTGGTCGGTGAAGGTGAGGCGGCCCAACTGGTCGTCGACGACGGTCACCTGCGAGAGCTCGTCCGCCGGGTCAGCCACGCGATCGGAGAGCTTGGCCATCGTCTTGGCAAAGTTGTGGCCCTCGCCGATGACCCAGCTCGACCGCACCACGTAGTGAGCGGGACAGC contains:
- the rfbB gene encoding dTDP-glucose 4,6-dehydratase, with product MPDSFEPTSIIVTGGCGFIGSNFVRWVAANHPEVHVTVLDKLTYAGNPENIAGLPEGQVELVVGDICDAALLDRLVPGHDAIVHYAAESHNDNSIANPDPFVQTNVVGTYRLLEAARSHDVRYHHVSTDEVYGDLALDEPRRFEPDDPYRPSSPYSSTKASSDLLVRAWHRTYGVRATISNCSNNYGPYQHVEKFIPRQVTNVLCGIRPKLYGDGRNVRDWIHTEDHSRAVWDILTKGRLGETYLIGANGERSNIDVLRAILDVMGQPVDAFDWVRDRPGHDRRYAIDPTKLERELGWQPVHTDFPEGLGQTIEWYRTHESWWRPAKEATEAKYAKQGQ